The genome window gatcccaatgcctgatggggctaaaacatggtcgcgggtggttctgggtacatatcgtcaggccccccttccctccctccctccgtgaaagcaagggcggaCAATCGTTTCgccccttttttcctgagttacatgtgcagacgccataccacggcaagcatggagccagctcagctcactgtcactgtatgtctcctgggtgctggcagacacggtactgcattgctacacagcagcagcaacccattgccttgtggcagcagacggtgcaataggactggtagccatcatcgtcatgtccgagatgctcctggtcacctgtgtgaggtcgatcaggagcgcctgggcagacatgggcgcagggactaaatttggagtgacttgatcaagtcattctctttagtcctgcagtcagtcttattgaaccatcttatggtgagcaggcaggcgatacggattgctagcggtcctattgcatcatcttctgccgagcagccatgagatgtggatggcatgcagtccttctgcaccgtctgccgccagccaaagatgtaaaagatagatggagtgtatcaaaacaagaaatagaccagatctgttttgtactcatttgcaacccccccccctccccgtctaggggactcattcctctaggtcacactgcagtcactcacagagaaggtgcagcgaggtaaatctagccatgtatcaatcagaggccagactaacttccttgttccaataagaacaataacttaggtgcaccatttcttattggaaccctccgtgaagtctgcctgaaatactccttgatgtaaagccaccccctttgttgattttagctccctgaagccaaccctgtaagccgtgttgtcagtcgcccctccctgcgtcacagcaacggcagacaatcgtgcatcttgagagtgctgtccagagcagtcacaatggagcactctgatggggctaaaacattgttgcaggtggttctgggtacatatcatcaggcccccgttccctccctccctccgtggaagcaagggcagacaatcgtttcgcgccttttttcctgagttacctgtgcagacgccataccacggcaagcatggagcccgctcaggtaaccgtcaccatatgtcttctgggtgctggcagacatggtactgcattgctacacagcagcatcaacccattgccttgtggcagcacacgtacagtacgactggtagccgtcatcgtcatgtccgaggtgctcctggccacgttggccaggagcgcctgggcagacatgtgcgcagggactaaatttggagtgacttgaccaggtcattctctttagtcctgcagtcagtcctattgaaccatcttatgatgagcaggcaggcgatacggattgctagcagtcctactgtaccatcttctgccaggcagaatgaggatggctagcagtcctaactgcaccgtcttctgctgagcagccctgagatgtggatggcttgcagtccttctgcaccgtctgctgccagccaaagatgtaaaagatagatggagtggatcaaaacaagaaatagaccagatttgttttgtactcatttgcttcccctcctcccccatctaggggactcattcctctaggtcacactgcagtcactcacagagaaggtgcagcgaggtaaatctagccatgtatcaatcagagcccagaccaacctgcttgttccaataagaacaattacttaggtgcaccatttcttattggaaccctccatgaagtcctgcctgaaatactcattgatgtaaagccatcccctttgttgattttaattccctgtaagccaaccctgtaagccatgtcgtcagttgcccctccctccgtcagagcaacggcagacaatcgttccgcaccttttttgtgtgtggacaccataccaaggcaagcatggaggccgctcagctcactttggcaattaggagcacattaaacaccacacgcattatccagcagcatatacagcaccagaacctggcagagcgataccgggcgaggaggcgacgtcagcgcggtcacgtgagtgatcaggacatggacacagatttctctgaaagcatgggccctgccaatccatgcatcatggtgctaatggggcaggttcatgctgtggaatgccgattctgggcttgggaaacaagcacagactggtgggaccgcatagtgttgcaggtctgggacgattcccagtggctgcgaaactttcacatgcgtaagggcactttcatggaactttgtgacttgctttcccctgccctgaagcacatgaataccaagatgagagcagccctcacagttgagaagcgagtggcgatagccctgtggaagcttgcaacgccagacagctaccggtcagttgggaatcaatttggagtgggcaaatctactgtgggggctgctgtgatgcaagtagcccatgcaatcaaagatctgctgatatcaagggtagtgaccctgggaaatgtgcaggtcatagtggatggctttgctgcaatgggattccctaactatggtggggccatagacggaacccatatccctatcttggcaccggagcaccaagccggcgagtacataaactgcaaggggtacttttcaatagtgctgcaagctctggtggatcacaagggacgtttcaccaacatcagcgtgggatggccgggaaaggtacatgacgcttgcatcttcaggaactctggtctgtttcaaaagctgcaggaagggactttgttcccagaccagaaaataactgttggggatgttgaaatgcctatagttatccttggggacccagcctaccccttaatgccatggctcatgaagccgtacacaggcagcctggacagtagtcaggagctgttcaactacaggctgagcaagtgcagaatggtggtagaatgtgcatttggacgtttaaaggcgcgctggcgcagtttactgactcacttagacctcagcaaaaccaatattcccactgttattactgcttgctgtgtgctccacaatatctgtgagagtaagggggagacgtttatggtggggtgggaggttgaggcaaatcgcctggctgctggttacgcgcagccagataccagggcggttagaagagcacaggagggcgcggtacgcatcagagaagctttgaaaaccagtttcatgactggccaggctacggtgtgaaagttctctttgtttctccttgatgaaaccccccgccccttggttcactctacttccctgtaagctacccaccctcccctcctccctttgatcaccacttgcagaggcaataaagtcattgttgcttcacattcatgcattctttattcattcatcacacaaatagggggatgactaccaaggtagcccaggaggggtggtggaggagggaaggaaaatgccacacagcactttaaaagtttacaactttaaaatgtattgaatgccagccttcttttttttgggcaatcctctgtggcggagtggctggttggccgtggcccccccaccgcattcttgggcgtctgggtgtggaggctatggaacttggggaggagggtggttggttacacaggggctgtagtggcagtctgtacTCCAGCCGCCTTTgttgcagctcaaccatacactggagcatactgatttgatcctccagcagcctcagcattgaatcctgcctcctctcatcaagctgccgccacatttgagcttcagccctgtcttcagcccgccacttactctcttcagcccaccacctctcctcccggtcattttgtgcttttctgcactctgacattatttgcctccatgcattcgtctgtgctctgtcagtgtgggaggacagcatgagctcagagaacatttcatcacgagtgcatttttgtttctttctaatcttcactagcctctgggaaggagaagatcctgtgatcattgaaacacatgcagctggtggagaaaaaaaaagggacagcggtatttaaaaagacacattttataaaacagtggctacactctttcagggtaaaccttgctgttatcattacatacatagcacatgtgctttcgttacaaggtcacattttgcctccccccaccgcatggctaccccctcaaccctcccccctccccgtggctaacagcggggaacatttctgttcagccacaggcaaacagcccagcaggaacgggctcctctgagtgtcccctgaagaaaagcaccctatttcaaccaggtgaccatgaatgatatctcactcttcTGAGgagaacacagagagataaagaacggatgttgtttgaatgccagcaaacatacactgcaatgctttgttttacaatgattcccgagtatgtgttactggcctggagtggtaaagtgtcctaccatggaggacgcaataaggctgccctccccagaaaccttttgcaaaggctttgggagtacatccaggagagccgcgaatgccagggcaaattaatcctttcagggcaaattaatttattaattaattaataaaccatgtatagtattttaaaaggtacactcaccggaggtcccttctccgcctgccgggtccaggaggcagccttgggtgggttcggggggtactggctccaggtccagggtgagaaacagttcctggctgtcgggaaaaccagtttctccgcttgcttgctgtgagctatctacaacctcatcttcatcatcatcttcttcgtccccaaaacctgcttccgtgttgcctccatctccattgaaggagtcaaacaacacggctggggtagtggtggctgaatcccctaaaatggcatgcagctcatcatagaagcggcatgtttggggctctgaccc of Natator depressus isolate rNatDep1 chromosome 4, rNatDep2.hap1, whole genome shotgun sequence contains these proteins:
- the LOC141986357 gene encoding uncharacterized protein LOC141986357 codes for the protein MQSSSAEVTMMESQNRKRAPAWTEWEVRDLIAVWGEESVLSELCSSFQNAKTFVKISQGMKDRGHNRDPKQCRVKLKELRQAYQKTREVNGRSGSEPQTCRFYDELHAILGDSATTTPAVLFDSFNGDGGNTEAGFGDEEDDDEDEVVDSSQQASGETGFPDSQELFLTLDLEPVPPEPTQGCLLDPAGGEGTSAACVSMITGSSPSQRLVKIRKKQKCTRDEMFSELMLSSHTDRAQTNAWRQIMSECRKAQNDREERWWAEESKWRAEDRAEAQMWRQLDERRQDSMLRLLEDQISMLQCMVELQQRRLEYRLPLQPLCNQPPSSPSSIASTPRRPRMRWGGHGQPATPPQRIAQKKEGWHSIHFKVVNF